The following nucleotide sequence is from Bacteroidetes Order II. bacterium.
TCCGTAAAAAACTTACTGGAGTGGCTTAGGTGCTGGTATTGCTGGGTAAAATTCCCACCAAGCCGCACCTTAACATCGCCCTTCCAATTGGTTGGTTGTTTGGGGGTTTCAAAAACATAAAGCCCGTCTTGGTCATAGGGACGATAGTTTGTATAAACACTTTGTGCCGACGCCGACGCCATAACACCGAGAAGCACAACAATAAAAACAATTGATTTAAAGATGAACGTTTTCATGATGGTAACAGTTAGTGGAAACAGGGAGGGATTAATGAATAGGGTGGGCTACTTGCCCATCGTAACATCTAAGGTGAGGGTGACATCGTCTGATGTTTTAAGCGTGCCCATAAACAAGACCGGGGCAGACATTTTGAACTCAGACATTTTAAGTTTTTTGGTACCTTTAAATTGGACACTTCCATCGCCGGCTACCGTTCCGGTGACGTTCAGGTCAACAGGCTTGGTCACACCGTGCATGGTCAGGTTGCCTTTTGCAGCCACCTGATAGGCACTTCCTTGCTTCGTGATCTTGGCGGAAGTCATCTGGAAAACGATGGTGGCATATTTGGAAGCCTCGAAGGTGGACAGGATGTTTTTGTCCATCATTTGCCCTTTTGTACTTTTGATGGAAGCTACATCCATGGTAACAGAAAGACTATTAACGGCTTTCAATTCTCCGCCTTCGACTTTAACATCTCCGTTACCCCGCACTCTGGTGACATTCGCAGCCCAGTCGTGGAGGGTGGAAGTGCCTTTCATGCCTACATTACTACGGTTTATTTTATAACCTTGCGCCATTGCAGAAAACGAAAGGAGTAGAAAGAAGGGAAGAATCCATAAAATGCGTTTCATAGCTTTAGGGGGTTTAATGAACGTATGGGTTATAAGTGGTTTTAATGCCGCTATTACCTCTTGACAAAAGGATACGTAATTCACGAAGGTAAAGCCGACCATGAACTTCGGTGCTTTGTGTAAGGAAGAGTGGGCATGCTGTACGAATTTGGCCTACAAACGCTTTCATTAATCAAGGGCTTGCCCGAAAGGGATTACACAAATAAACATTCCTATCCTGATAAAGCCCTCTTTCTTCAGGAAGATATCCAATCTGACTGACTTGTGGTAATTCGTTGGAATCCCTTTTTAAATCCCACTCTATCTGACCATTATCCGCTTTAATAATGTCAAGCAATATTCTAATGTTGTTGTTTTCCCTGCTCCATTAGGACCAAGAAAAGCAAAAATATCTCCTTGATTTATCGAAAATGAAATATTGTTGACTGCTTTAACATTTAAGAAATATTTGCTTAATGATTTTACACTTAGGACAGTATTTTTCATAGTATCAATTATGTTTTTATTTTCCAAGCATGAACGCTAATGGTTTCGGGCTTGGCGAAGGTAGGGATTAAAAAGTAGTAAAGCTCAAATTTAGTACAAAGCTAATAGAAAGTACAAAAGTTTCAATTTAGCACTTCTACCCGCCTTACCACAAATGTAATGTTGTGGGCAGGCATTACTGTTTCCCTATTAGTTTAAAAAAATTCTCTCGCCTACTTTCACTAATGGGTATATATTTATCTTTGATGACAACCCTGTTTCGTTCTATAAAATTAATTTTATCTATTGCCACTATAAAGGAATTATGCACTCGGCAAAAATTTGAAGTATTAAAAATCTCGGTAATTTCTTTGAAATTCATTAAAGTCATTATCTGCTTGTTGGCGGTTACTATTCTTATATAGTCTTTCATTCCTTCCAGATACAACACCTCATTGAGCATTATTTTTTCTAAACGATATTCTGTTTTGATAAAAACATAGTCTTTATCTAACGCAGTATTTTGATTTGGTTTGGGTAGTTTATTCAATGCCTGCAAAAAATCTGCAAATGAGTATGGCTTCAGCAAATAAGCATTGATGAAATATTGATAACTCTCTAAGGCGTATTCACTAAATGCAGTTGTGATAATCACTAAAGGCGTAAAATCAATGTTCTTGAGCAAATCGAAACCAATAAGTTCGCCTAAATGCAAATCAAGAAAGATTAAATCTGTTTTATGGCTATTCAGCCAATTATAAGCATCTGTAACATTATCAAAAGATTCTAAAAGATTGAGATAATTAACCTTTTGAATAAAAGATGTCAGTTTTTGTGCTGCCGAAGACTCATCTTCGACAATAACGCAAGTTATTTTATCCATACTTTTATTTCAACTGAAAATAAATTTTCCTGCTTATGGATAGATACCGAAAAACAGTTCGGGTAATACATTTGCAGTCGCCCTTTGGCAATTTCTAAACCTTTTCCACCTTGTTTATACGATGAAACTTCTTGAAGAATAGGATTTTGAACTGAAAAAAAAATTAAATTACCTTCTTGTTTCAGTACAATAGAAACAATATTTATTTCCTTAGTTAAATCACAATATTTAAAGGCATTTTCGATATAGGGTAAAAAGATAGCTGGTGCTATCCAAACGTTTTCATTGTTAATTTCTTTTTCAAAATGACAAGTAATTTTTGCCTGATTTCTCGCTGTTTGTAGTTCGGTGTATTCTTCTACAAATTTAATTTCTTTTGATAGTAGAACTTCTTTATCCTCATAAATTATATATCGCATCAATTTTGAAAGCCGAATTAATAAATCAGAAGCAAAGGCTGGATTAGTCATTATTTCTGCATCAATGTTGTTAAGAACATTGAATAAAAAATGTGGATTTAGTTGGTTTTTTAATGATGAGAGATTGAGTTCTTGCAGTTCTTTTTCACGAATTTGCAAATACTCTTTTTCAAGCAAAGAACTTTTATAAAAATAAACCAAAAAGCCTAATACTGACGAAAAACCGCACAAGAATAAGCTCCACAAAGGTTGAGATACTACACCAAATCTATGTGAAATTCTATCAAAAGGAAGTTCTAAAATGCTCAAAATGATTAAAAAATATATCGTGGCAAAAACGAAATTCAATAAAACTATTCCGCCTATTTTATATCTGAAATCAAAAAATAGTTTTGATAAAAAATAGTTACCTAAAAATAAGCATATAGAAGCAAACGCAGAAAATAGAAAAATCTGCTTTGCTTGTTCTATATTTAGTTTTATCCTGAAAGGACTTTCAAAATGTGGCAGAAAAAGCACCCAAAGATTGGTGATTAAGAAAATAATCACCAATGCTTCGGGAATATAATTTTGTAATTTTTTTAGAAACGCCATATTTTCATTCGTCTTGTGTAGTTTCCGTATTTCAAGGTGATGAGTCTCCTTGTGATGTGGTAATGTGTACCGCCTCTTTGCACCCAATCTATATTGGCAATATTTTCTAAATCGTGGCTAATGTAGAGTTCACTTTTGCGCTCAGGGTTCGTAGGGTGCAACCAAGCCGTAATCAGAACCAAGTCATCGGCTTCATAACTTCTATCAGCAACAAAGCCTTTTTGTGTAAATTTT
It contains:
- a CDS encoding histidine kinase; amino-acid sequence: MAFLKKLQNYIPEALVIIFLITNLWVLFLPHFESPFRIKLNIEQAKQIFLFSAFASICLFLGNYFLSKLFFDFRYKIGGIVLLNFVFATIYFLIILSILELPFDRISHRFGVVSQPLWSLFLCGFSSVLGFLVYFYKSSLLEKEYLQIREKELQELNLSSLKNQLNPHFLFNVLNNIDAEIMTNPAFASDLLIRLSKLMRYIIYEDKEVLLSKEIKFVEEYTELQTARNQAKITCHFEKEINNENVWIAPAIFLPYIENAFKYCDLTKEINIVSIVLKQEGNLIFFSVQNPILQEVSSYKQGGKGLEIAKGRLQMYYPNCFSVSIHKQENLFSVEIKVWIK
- a CDS encoding response regulator transcription factor; the protein is MDKITCVIVEDESSAAQKLTSFIQKVNYLNLLESFDNVTDAYNWLNSHKTDLIFLDLHLGELIGFDLLKNIDFTPLVIITTAFSEYALESYQYFINAYLLKPYSFADFLQALNKLPKPNQNTALDKDYVFIKTEYRLEKIMLNEVLYLEGMKDYIRIVTANKQIMTLMNFKEITEIFNTSNFCRVHNSFIVAIDKINFIERNRVVIKDKYIPISESRRENFFKLIGKQ
- a CDS encoding YceI family protein, which codes for MKRILWILPFFLLLSFSAMAQGYKINRSNVGMKGTSTLHDWAANVTRVRGNGDVKVEGGELKAVNSLSVTMDVASIKSTKGQMMDKNILSTFEASKYATIVFQMTSAKITKQGSAYQVAAKGNLTMHGVTKPVDLNVTGTVAGDGSVQFKGTKKLKMSEFKMSAPVLFMGTLKTSDDVTLTLDVTMGK